In Alosa alosa isolate M-15738 ecotype Scorff River chromosome 19, AALO_Geno_1.1, whole genome shotgun sequence, a genomic segment contains:
- the kcnk13a gene encoding potassium channel subfamily K member 13a: MACRSACCCGFGPVNEDNARFVMLALLIIIYLLCGAAVFSALEHPKEKQAKEKWAQRFEQFSQRHNLSKSDLEKFLRHYEEANVAGIRVDVLRPRWDFTGAFYFVGTVVSTIGFGMTTPATVGGKVFLIFYGLIGCAATILFFNLFLERIITVLAYVLKSCHELKRRRNGVAPQDSGTAAVRGPPSDSLSGWKPSVYCVMLILCVAAVAISCCASAMYSAVEGWAYLDSLYFCFVAFSTIGFGDMVSSQRAANGNQSAYRLGNFLFILMGVCCIYSLFNVISIVIKQVLNWLLRKIEVPCRHCPRKAFNPRRNAVVPGHLRVRRNISIDTDAINESETDGRRMSGEMISMRDFLAANKVNLAIMQKQLSETANGHVCPPGSSSRHNEFSRGVGALGIMNNRLAETSVDR; this comes from the exons ATGGCATGTCGCAGTGCTTGTTGCTGTGGGTTCGGTCCAGTGAACGAGGATAACGCAAGGTTCGTGATGCTGGCGCTTCTTATCATCATCTACCTGCTCTGCGGAGCCGCTGTCTTCTCTGCACTTGAGCACCCCAAAGAGAAACAAGCTAAGGAGAAATGGGCTCAGCGGTTTGAACAGTTCAGTCAGAGGCATAACCTGAGCAAAAGCGACCTGGAGAAGTTTCTCAGGCACTACGAGGAGGCGAACGTGGCCGGCATCCGTGTGGACGTGCTCCGACCTCGTTGGGATTTCACCGGCGCGTTCTACTTCGTCGGTACAGTGGTCTCCACAATTG GGTTTGGGATGACCACTCCAGCCACTGTTGGAGGGAAGGTATTCCTCATCTTTTATGGCCTGATTGGGTGTGCGGCCACCATCTTGTTTTTCAACCTCTTCTTGGAGCGCATCATCACCGTGCTGGCCTATGTGCTCAAGTCCTGCCACGAGCTGAAGCGGCGACGGAACGGCGTGGCGCCGCAGGACAGTGGCACCGCCGCGGTCAGGGGTCCCCCATCAGACAGCCTGTCCGGCTGGAAGCCGTCAGTGTACTGCGTGATGCTGATCCTGTGCGTGGCGGCGGTGGCCATCTCCTGCTGCGCCTCGGCCATGTACTCAGCCGTGGAGGGCTGGGCCTACCTCGACTCGCTCTACTTCTGCTTCGTGGCCTTCAGCACCATCGGCTTTGGGGACATGGTCAGTAGCCAGCGGGCGGCGAACGGCAACCAGTCGGCCTATCGCCTTGGCAACTTCCTTTTCATCCTCATGGGTGTGTGCTGCATCTACTCGCTCTTCAACGTCATCTCCATCGTCATCAAGCAGGTGCTCAACTGGCTGCTGAGGAAGATAGAGGTGCCGTGCAGGCACTGCCCGCGCAAGGCCTTCAACCCGCGCAGGAACGCCGTTGTGCCAGGACACCTGCGCGTGCGCCGCAACATCTCCATCGACACGGACGCCATCAACGAGAGCGAGACAGACGGCCGCAGGATGTCGGGCGAGATGATCTCCATGAGAGACTTCCTGGCCGCCAACAAGGTGAACCTGGCCATCATGCAGAAGCAGCTGTCGGAGACGGCCAACGGGCACGTCTGTCCACCTGGCTCCAGCAGTCGGCACAACGAGTTCTCCAGGGGCGTCGGCGCCCTGGGCATCATGAATAACCGCCTGGCAGAGACCAGCGTGGACAGATGA